The Centroberyx gerrardi isolate f3 chromosome 13, fCenGer3.hap1.cur.20231027, whole genome shotgun sequence genome contains the following window.
CCCAAAATGggctttttaaatttttgttattttattttctgttttacaaagaagaggaaaatcaagtcctttgtAAATGTCGTTTCTCACCAGGAAAACGGACAATGCCTTGTATACTTTCGTTTTccatttttggattttgaaatgaaaattaatcATCATTcgttttccattttttattttctgtttctgaaaagaaaatagaatgaccatgCAGATGGTGgcgcaacaacagcagcaagctCTAGTACGcataaaaatgtataatgtgaaTTTAAATCTATGCTGTATCCCCGTGTTTGCTTTGCTGCCATCTCGTAGCGTCCCGCGAGAGTtcgtgttttcatgtgtttggtgcgttcagtttggttcagctGCAGTGAGTCCagtagtgtgtgatccctcatCTGGCGTAGTCGTTAAGTGTGTGATCCCCAGTTGTTCAGTCGTCATAACAAATCTGCAGAAACCAGTCGGTTAGTGTGTACGCCTTTTCATAATCtgttaggattttaaaagttGTGTGGTGGATCCCCAGCTTTAGCAGACTGGATCATCTGCATGAAGCTGGATGGAACCAGCAGCGGTAGATGTGATGCTCAGCTGGatggtctgggtctgggtctgggtctgggtctgttCATGAGTCATCAGCTGACCCACCTGAGCTCATGCAGACATGTGAGCTTGTCTGTTTACTGTCAGTTATATTTTAGTTTCCAGGCAGATTCCGCAGCTGTCCAAAGAGTCCAGTAACTATCACACGCATTTGCTTCCTGCCAAGATGGCGCTGTGCTGATGGAACAGaactgtctgtggtgctcattTGCATGGCAGCTTATCATTCTGTTAACTGGGCCTCTATATggatgctcaccttggattgtGACACAAGCGATATTaactgtgtattgtgtgtgtgttgataaatGCTGAAACAGAACTGATGAACATGAAGCAGTCCAGCAGGTCTGTTCCTATACTAACTGAACCTGGAGCTGGAAACTCCCACATTTCCTGTCATGTACTCCGCATGAGTTCATCTgctcccccccacctccccctcccacctgcccaccccccctcccacctgtCTTTGGGGAAGTGTGTGTACAAAGGTTGAGGTGTTTGCATCAGCCTGCCTGCAGATTAGAGCGTGACGCAGTGTGGATGGGCCTCAGCTCAGTTTCCCATGGGAAAGCGGCGCTGCAGCGCTCCCAGCTGCAGGTTCACACCGCCTGATCCCCGTTCACCCGCTGAAGGATTAACATGCAAATGTGATGTAAATGTTGATGCAATACTCCTTCATCAACAGGCTTTACTTCACAGTGATGTCAGAGGGTTTTCCCACAATGCTCCCTGGCTCCACACAGTTTATACAGTCTCCTATACAGTCTGTATAATTTATATAGTCTCTATTGATGGGACAATATGTATCTAATTCAATACATCTCAATACAAAATGTGTCAATCcgtctgttgtgtcaggaacatgaatggtgatatcagctccatgttattctgctgtcaggaacatgaatggtgatatcagctccatgttattctgctgtcaggaacatgaatggtgatatcagctccatgttattctgctgtcaggaacatgaatggtgatatcagctccatgttattctgctgtagtaatcactaatgagactcttgaccatcacagtttcacaagctgtccatccaaattatattattgtcactttgtaatgacatttttaaattgttgtttacattctagcagccaatggcatcgctagaaagatttgagtctcagacagaaacagaattctgcagtcagactttgtatCCTGACTGTactgaatcctgaacctcagatcaggAGCAgaattctgttgtttttctgagacacaaatctttccagcgatgccattggctgctgtgtgtctctgtggtctGTCTCTCATGcctggtccccccccccccccccaggtgcCTGTCCTGTCCTTGCCTTAGTGGGCGTCGGCCATGGCTCTGATCGAGGGGGTGGGAGACGAGGTGACGCTGCTGTTCGGGGCTCTGCTGGTCCTGCTGGTGCTGGTCCTGGCCTGGGCCTCCACCCGCACCGCCGAGCCCCCGGAGCACCTCTTCACCCCGCCCACCGGCTccggctccgcctcctcctcctcagcctcctcctcgctccGCACCGACTCCTTCCTGGACcagtccccctcctcctcctcctcttctgacTCTCACGCCGCCGCCGGCGACCGCTCAGAGGCTCCGCCCCCCGCCGACACCCTGACCGCCCCCCCGCCCGgcgaggaggtgaaggaggaggaggacgggagcgtggagagggaggagggaggagagacagacggcctgagacacagagagggagctgctgactcctcctcctcctcctcctcccagaggAACATGGTGGTCCGGCTGAAGTTCCTGAACGACACGGAGAGAACGGCTCAGGTCAAACCACAGGACACCATCGGATACATCAAACGGTACAAACACCTTTCCTGCTGCtggcccctcctctcctctcctcctctcctctcctctcctcctctcctctcctcctctccttctctcctttccttctcctgtctcctctaaTTTAGGACTTCCTCTGTTGTTTGCTCATGGGTtattttactactactaccactactgctaataataatactagtaaTTGTAATCCAAacaatagcagcagcagtaaaattgctaacagtaataataatggcTGCTGTTGACCTATGACCCCTCCCCCTCAGGACCTACTTTGCGGGTCAGGAGCAGCAGGTTCGTCTGATCTACCAGGGTCAGCTGCTGCAAGACGACGCCCAGACGCTCGCCTCCCTCAACCTGGCCCACAACTGCGTCCTgcactgccacatttcccagcatgccccgCGCGGCGCCCCGGCAGGCGCGCGGCCGGCCGACCAGGTGCAGGTGGCGCTGAACGTGGGCAGCCTGATGGTGCCGCTGCTGGTCCTGATGCTGTCGGTGCTGTGGTACTGCCAGATCCAGTACCGCCAGTTCTTCACGGCTCCGGCCACCGCCTCGCTGGTGGGCGTCACCATCTT
Protein-coding sequences here:
- the tmub1 gene encoding transmembrane and ubiquitin-like domain-containing protein 1, with the protein product MALIEGVGDEVTLLFGALLVLLVLVLAWASTRTAEPPEHLFTPPTGSGSASSSSASSSLRTDSFLDQSPSSSSSSDSHAAAGDRSEAPPPADTLTAPPPGEEVKEEEDGSVEREEGGETDGLRHREGAADSSSSSSSQRNMVVRLKFLNDTERTAQVKPQDTIGYIKRTYFAGQEQQVRLIYQGQLLQDDAQTLASLNLAHNCVLHCHISQHAPRGAPAGARPADQVQVALNVGSLMVPLLVLMLSVLWYCQIQYRQFFTAPATASLVGVTIFLSLVAFGVYRR